One window of Psychrobacillus sp. FSL H8-0483 genomic DNA carries:
- the leuB gene encoding 3-isopropylmalate dehydrogenase — translation MEKTITVLPGDGIGPEVMEAAVKVLQTIAKRYNHTFNLQYALIGGAAIDAYENPLPEETINVCSKSDAILLGAVGGPKWDQNPSHLRPEKGLLAIRKHFGLYANIRPVKAIPALLDASPLKKEVAESVDLVIVRELTGGLYFSEPREKTKDHALDTLIYSRTEIERIVDTAFQIARSRRGKLASVDKANVLDTSKLWREIVEEKKHAYPDVAVEHMLVDSTAMKLITKPSAFDVIVTENMFGDILSDEASVITGSLGMLPSASTREDGFGLYEPVHGSAPDIAGQNKANPAATILSVAMMLREAFQLETEAAAVEAAVFNVLNDGHFTGDLQVEGKPALSTTEWTSKVLEELDSEFVSDSIMFSYV, via the coding sequence ATGGAAAAAACGATTACGGTATTACCCGGAGATGGAATTGGTCCGGAAGTAATGGAAGCTGCTGTAAAGGTACTTCAAACAATTGCAAAACGATATAATCATACGTTTAATCTGCAATATGCTTTGATTGGTGGAGCTGCTATCGATGCTTATGAAAATCCACTTCCAGAAGAAACAATAAACGTGTGTAGTAAAAGTGATGCCATTCTCTTAGGCGCAGTTGGCGGGCCAAAATGGGATCAAAATCCATCTCATTTACGCCCGGAAAAAGGGTTGCTAGCAATTCGTAAACATTTTGGATTGTATGCAAATATTCGTCCTGTTAAAGCTATCCCTGCATTACTAGACGCTTCTCCTCTTAAAAAGGAAGTGGCGGAAAGTGTGGATTTGGTAATCGTTCGTGAACTTACAGGAGGACTTTATTTCAGTGAACCACGTGAGAAAACGAAGGATCATGCATTAGACACGCTTATTTATTCGAGAACTGAAATTGAACGTATTGTCGATACAGCTTTCCAGATTGCGAGAAGCCGCAGAGGAAAACTGGCTTCTGTTGATAAGGCGAATGTATTGGACACAAGTAAATTATGGCGTGAAATCGTAGAAGAGAAAAAACATGCTTATCCAGACGTAGCAGTAGAGCATATGCTTGTTGATTCTACTGCGATGAAATTGATTACAAAACCTAGTGCATTTGATGTTATCGTAACGGAAAATATGTTTGGCGATATTTTAAGTGATGAGGCTTCTGTCATCACTGGTTCACTAGGAATGTTACCATCTGCCAGTACTCGCGAAGATGGCTTCGGATTATATGAACCTGTCCACGGTTCTGCTCCTGATATTGCAGGTCAAAACAAAGCAAATCCAGCAGCAACTATTCTTTCGGTTGCTATGATGCTACGTGAAGCCTTCCAATTGGAAACAGAAGCAGCAGCGGTAGAAGCAGCGGTGTTTAATGTATTAAACGATGGCCATTTCACAGGTGATTTACAAGTAGAAGGAAAACCAGCTCTATCTACTACGGAATGGACATCAAAAGTATTAGAAGAGTTAGACTCAGAATTTGTATCTGATAGCATTATGTTTTCTTATGTCTAA
- the ilvN gene encoding acetolactate synthase small subunit, translated as MKRIITVTVMNQSGVLNRVTGLLMKRQFNIESITVGHTEQKQISKMTFVVNVEDEQKLEQLLKQLQKQVDVLKVNDITEKSIVVRELALVKVVSPPAVRAEINSIVEPFRAATIDTGKNVVTFQVTGNPEKIDAFIDLLKPYGIKELTRTGVTAFVRETQKAITPQLSIL; from the coding sequence ATGAAAAGAATCATAACGGTAACCGTGATGAATCAAAGCGGCGTACTAAACCGCGTAACTGGCCTTCTGATGAAGCGTCAATTCAATATTGAAAGTATTACAGTAGGGCATACGGAGCAAAAGCAAATATCTAAAATGACGTTTGTTGTGAATGTAGAGGATGAACAAAAGTTGGAGCAGCTATTAAAACAACTCCAAAAGCAAGTAGATGTTTTAAAAGTAAACGATATTACCGAAAAATCGATTGTCGTACGAGAGTTGGCGCTGGTGAAAGTCGTGTCGCCACCAGCTGTGAGAGCGGAAATCAATAGTATTGTAGAACCTTTCCGAGCTGCTACCATAGACACTGGTAAAAATGTTGTTACTTTCCAAGTGACAGGTAATCCTGAAAAAATCGATGCATTTATTGATTTGCTCAAGCCATATGGCATTAAAGAGCTTACAAGAACCGGTGTCACGGCATTTGTTCGTGAAACACAGAAAGCAATTACACCACAGTTATCCATTTTATAA
- a CDS encoding 2-isopropylmalate synthase, translated as MRKIDIFDTTLRDGEQSAGINLNTQEKLEIARQLEKYGVSIIEAGFPASSPGDFQAVKQIADTVKNSIVTGLARAIKSDIETSWDALKGGVQPHLHTFIATSPIHMQYKLNKTPEQVIEIAVESVKLARKYFPLVQWSAEDATRSDKDFLVRIMNEVIKAGATTINIPDTVGYATPIEYGALFKYLGENVTGIEKVKLSAHCHDDLGLATANTLAAIENGARQVEGTINGIGERAGNVALEEIAVALHIRNDYYQAESGIVLKETKRTSQLVSKLTGVVIQPNKAVVGKNAFAHESGIHQDGMLKNPETYEIITPELIGDVVTELVLGKHSGRHAFFDRAAQMGFQLSEEKLNAAFVAFKKLADRKKEITDEDLFALLTDQQVNSAEVEVYELEELVIHYENNVPTSTITVKAPSGERVVETCAGSGAVESIFNTLEKLVQGEVRILDYRVSSISKGRDALGEAVINLAYNGVTSSGRNASQDVLKASARAYINAINRQLMTAHYKEQVLVNQ; from the coding sequence GTGCGCAAAATTGATATTTTCGACACAACTCTTCGAGATGGAGAACAATCTGCAGGAATTAACCTAAACACGCAAGAAAAGCTAGAAATTGCTCGTCAGCTTGAAAAGTACGGAGTTTCCATAATTGAAGCAGGATTTCCTGCTTCTTCTCCTGGAGACTTTCAAGCGGTCAAACAAATTGCTGACACAGTGAAAAACTCGATTGTTACAGGTTTAGCTCGTGCGATTAAAAGTGATATCGAAACTTCTTGGGATGCTTTAAAAGGTGGGGTGCAGCCGCATCTTCACACTTTTATCGCAACATCGCCCATCCATATGCAATATAAGCTAAATAAAACACCGGAACAAGTGATCGAAATTGCAGTGGAATCGGTGAAACTAGCTCGAAAATATTTCCCACTCGTCCAATGGTCTGCAGAGGATGCAACTCGTTCAGACAAAGATTTTCTCGTTCGTATTATGAATGAAGTGATTAAAGCTGGAGCAACAACGATTAATATCCCAGATACAGTGGGTTATGCTACTCCAATTGAATACGGTGCTTTATTCAAATACTTAGGTGAAAACGTGACGGGTATTGAAAAAGTGAAACTTTCTGCTCACTGTCATGATGACTTAGGATTAGCAACAGCAAATACGCTTGCAGCAATTGAAAATGGTGCGAGACAAGTAGAGGGTACGATCAACGGTATTGGTGAGCGTGCAGGAAATGTAGCATTAGAAGAGATTGCGGTAGCCCTTCATATTCGAAATGATTATTATCAAGCGGAATCCGGTATTGTGTTAAAAGAAACGAAACGTACGAGTCAGCTTGTAAGCAAGTTAACAGGAGTTGTGATTCAACCAAACAAAGCAGTGGTTGGTAAAAATGCTTTCGCACATGAATCTGGTATTCACCAAGATGGGATGCTAAAAAACCCTGAAACGTATGAAATTATTACACCTGAATTAATTGGTGATGTAGTGACAGAGCTAGTCCTTGGAAAACATTCTGGTCGCCATGCATTTTTTGATCGTGCAGCACAAATGGGCTTCCAATTAAGTGAGGAAAAATTAAATGCAGCATTTGTGGCATTTAAAAAGCTTGCCGATCGTAAGAAAGAAATTACCGACGAAGATTTATTTGCTTTATTGACAGATCAGCAAGTAAATAGTGCAGAGGTAGAAGTATATGAACTAGAAGAATTAGTCATTCATTATGAAAACAACGTACCAACATCGACCATCACAGTAAAAGCACCATCTGGTGAAAGAGTAGTGGAAACTTGTGCTGGTTCAGGTGCAGTTGAATCTATCTTTAATACACTTGAAAAGCTTGTACAAGGCGAAGTTCGTATTTTAGATTACCGTGTTTCTTCTATATCAAAAGGCCGCGATGCATTAGGAGAGGCTGTTATTAACTTAGCATACAATGGCGTGACTTCTTCGGGTCGTAATGCTTCACAAGATGTATTAAAAGCATCTGCTCGAGCTTATATTAATGCGATTAATCGTCAATTAATGACAGCTCATTATAAGGAACAAGTACTAGTTAATCAATAA
- the ilvB gene encoding acetolactate synthase large subunit: MPAAPKQLVGADVLIETLKKHQVEVVFGYPGGAVLPIYDALYKNPIKHILARHEQGAIHAAEGYARVSGKVGVVLATSGPGATNLVTGIADAMMDSIPLVVLTGQVATTVIGTDAFQEADIIGITQPITKHNYQIKDIADLPRIINEAFHIASTGRPGPVVVDIPKNMATGMFVSTDDIDQEVNLPGYQPTTTPNFLQIQKAAQAISTAKQPLILAGAGVLFAKASDQLAAFAEKYQIPVTNTLLGLGSIEGDHELFLGMAGMHGTYTANMAIQTCDLLINVGARFDDRLTGNLNYFAPNAKVVHIDIDPAEIGKNVPTEIPIVADAKEALEALLAQAVPNGNTTAWLESLHVSKIQYPFHYQASEERGLLPQQVLELVHEYTNGDAVVTTDVGQHQMWTAQYYKFNHPHNWVTSGGLGTMGFGFPAAIGAQLAKPEAKVVSIVGDAGFQMTLQELSLLQEMRIPVKIIILNNQALGMVRQWQETFHGERFSQSLIPVQPDFVKLAEAYDIKGYKIETYEDAKVQLKEALASNEPVLIDCRVVQKESVYPMVAPGKGLHEMIGVKPE, from the coding sequence ATGCCCGCTGCTCCCAAGCAATTAGTCGGAGCGGATGTTTTAATCGAAACACTGAAAAAGCATCAAGTGGAAGTAGTATTTGGTTATCCAGGTGGGGCGGTTTTACCGATTTATGATGCATTATACAAAAATCCAATTAAGCATATCTTAGCCCGTCACGAACAAGGTGCAATTCATGCAGCGGAAGGATATGCAAGAGTTTCAGGAAAAGTCGGAGTGGTTCTCGCTACTTCAGGACCTGGAGCAACGAACTTAGTAACAGGAATTGCAGATGCCATGATGGATTCCATTCCACTGGTTGTATTAACGGGGCAAGTTGCTACTACTGTTATTGGTACGGATGCTTTCCAAGAAGCGGATATTATCGGTATTACGCAACCAATTACGAAACATAATTATCAAATCAAAGATATCGCTGATTTACCAAGAATTATTAACGAAGCTTTTCATATTGCTTCCACAGGTCGTCCAGGACCAGTCGTCGTAGATATTCCAAAAAATATGGCAACAGGCATGTTTGTTTCAACAGATGATATCGATCAGGAAGTCAATCTTCCAGGATATCAACCAACGACAACGCCTAACTTTTTACAAATTCAAAAAGCGGCTCAAGCTATTTCTACTGCCAAACAACCATTGATCTTAGCTGGTGCAGGTGTATTATTCGCAAAAGCATCAGATCAATTAGCAGCATTTGCAGAGAAATATCAAATTCCTGTCACAAACACACTTCTAGGACTCGGAAGTATAGAAGGGGATCATGAACTATTCTTAGGGATGGCAGGAATGCATGGTACGTATACAGCAAATATGGCGATTCAAACTTGTGACTTACTAATCAATGTTGGAGCTAGATTTGATGATCGCTTGACAGGAAATTTAAATTACTTTGCTCCGAATGCAAAAGTAGTTCACATCGATATAGATCCTGCAGAAATCGGAAAAAATGTTCCAACTGAAATTCCGATTGTGGCAGATGCAAAGGAAGCGTTAGAAGCTTTACTAGCACAGGCTGTACCTAATGGAAACACAACAGCTTGGTTAGAGAGTTTACATGTTTCGAAGATACAATATCCATTCCATTACCAAGCAAGTGAAGAAAGAGGTCTTCTTCCACAGCAAGTTCTAGAGCTTGTGCACGAGTATACAAATGGAGATGCCGTTGTGACTACTGACGTTGGGCAACATCAAATGTGGACAGCACAGTATTATAAATTCAATCATCCACATAACTGGGTAACTTCTGGTGGACTCGGCACGATGGGATTTGGATTCCCAGCAGCAATTGGTGCACAGCTTGCAAAACCAGAAGCTAAAGTAGTTTCTATCGTTGGGGATGCTGGTTTCCAAATGACACTTCAGGAATTATCTCTATTACAAGAGATGCGAATTCCGGTCAAAATAATCATTTTGAACAATCAAGCACTTGGAATGGTTCGCCAGTGGCAAGAAACATTCCACGGAGAGCGTTTCTCTCAATCATTGATTCCGGTACAACCAGATTTCGTCAAATTAGCAGAAGCTTACGATATTAAAGGCTACAAAATCGAAACATACGAGGATGCGAAGGTGCAATTAAAAGAAGCGTTAGCATCGAATGAGCCAGTATTAATTGATTGCCGAGTGGTTCAAAAAGAAAGTGTCTATCCAATGGTTGCTCCAGGAAAAGGACTACACGAAATGATTGGAGTGAAGCCAGAATGA
- the ilvD gene encoding dihydroxy-acid dehydratase has product MRSDMIKKGVDRAPHRSLLYATGVKTRDLDKPFIGVCNSYIDIIPGHMHLNKFAEVVKEAIREAGGIPFEFNTIGVDDGIAMGHIGMRYSLPSRELIADSAETVINAHWFDGVFYIPNCDKITPGMLMAAVRTNVPSVFVSGGPMEAGVSADGKQLSLTSVFEGVGSYKSGNMSAEQLLDIEQNACPTCGSCSGMFTANSMNSLMEMLGVTLPGNGTIVATSDERHQLIKEAAKHLVRMIKEDVKPRDLITKETIDDAFALDMAMGGSTNTVLHTLAIAHEAEIDYNVREINEVAKRIPYLSKIMPASDYSMHDVHLAGGVSAIIKELCEIPGAVHPDRMTITGKTLYENVKESEIKNDQVIRRKENPYSPVGGLSVLFGNIAPEGGVIKVGAVDPSIKEFTGKAIVFESQEASQEAIDNGTVQEGHVVVIRYEGPKGGPGMPEMLAPTSAIQGRGLGTKVALITDGRFSGASRGISIGHISPEAADGGPIALIKNDDIIAIDLTNRTIELLVSDEELAARKANLHPFEPKIKKGYLARYSKLVTSASTGGVMKI; this is encoded by the coding sequence TTGAGAAGTGACATGATTAAAAAAGGCGTCGATCGTGCCCCTCACCGTAGCTTACTTTATGCTACAGGGGTTAAGACAAGAGATTTAGATAAACCGTTTATCGGTGTTTGTAACTCCTATATTGATATTATTCCAGGCCACATGCATTTAAATAAGTTTGCAGAGGTTGTAAAAGAAGCCATTCGTGAGGCAGGAGGAATTCCATTCGAATTCAACACAATTGGTGTAGATGATGGAATTGCAATGGGTCACATCGGAATGAGATATTCACTTCCGAGTCGTGAGCTAATAGCGGACTCAGCCGAAACAGTTATTAACGCACACTGGTTCGATGGAGTGTTTTACATTCCAAACTGTGACAAAATCACACCGGGGATGTTAATGGCGGCAGTAAGAACGAATGTCCCATCTGTTTTCGTATCAGGTGGACCGATGGAGGCTGGTGTATCAGCTGACGGGAAACAACTTTCTCTAACTTCGGTTTTCGAAGGTGTTGGTTCTTACAAATCCGGTAACATGTCCGCAGAACAACTTCTTGATATTGAACAAAATGCATGTCCTACATGCGGTTCCTGTTCGGGAATGTTCACAGCGAACTCGATGAACTCTTTAATGGAAATGCTAGGTGTGACATTGCCAGGTAACGGTACAATTGTTGCGACGTCAGACGAACGTCACCAACTTATTAAAGAAGCTGCTAAACATCTTGTACGTATGATTAAAGAAGATGTGAAGCCGAGAGATTTGATTACGAAAGAAACAATTGATGATGCTTTTGCGTTAGACATGGCAATGGGAGGTTCTACCAATACAGTACTTCACACATTAGCAATTGCACATGAAGCGGAAATTGATTATAACGTTAGAGAAATAAATGAAGTGGCAAAACGTATTCCTTATTTATCGAAGATTATGCCAGCATCTGATTACTCCATGCATGATGTACATCTAGCAGGAGGAGTTAGTGCCATTATAAAAGAGCTTTGCGAGATTCCAGGAGCTGTTCACCCGGATCGTATGACGATTACAGGTAAGACGCTCTATGAAAATGTAAAAGAGTCAGAGATTAAAAATGATCAAGTCATACGCCGAAAAGAAAACCCATATAGTCCTGTAGGTGGTTTGTCCGTTTTATTCGGGAATATTGCTCCTGAAGGAGGGGTAATCAAGGTTGGTGCTGTGGATCCTTCGATTAAAGAGTTTACTGGGAAAGCAATTGTGTTTGAATCACAAGAAGCTTCTCAAGAAGCAATTGATAACGGTACAGTTCAAGAAGGCCATGTAGTTGTTATTCGCTACGAAGGGCCAAAAGGTGGACCAGGGATGCCAGAAATGCTTGCTCCGACATCAGCGATTCAAGGTCGCGGTTTAGGAACGAAAGTGGCACTCATTACAGACGGGCGATTCTCCGGCGCATCTAGAGGGATTTCCATTGGACATATTTCTCCAGAAGCAGCAGATGGTGGACCGATTGCATTAATAAAAAATGATGACATTATCGCTATTGATTTAACTAATAGAACAATAGAATTACTCGTTAGTGATGAAGAACTAGCTGCAAGAAAAGCAAACTTACATCCCTTTGAACCCAAAATTAAAAAAGGTTATTTAGCAAGATATTCAAAGTTAGTAACATCTGCAAGCACAGGTGGAGTTATGAAGATCTAA
- the ilvC gene encoding ketol-acid reductoisomerase, which yields MAKMYYNGEINEGILTEKTIAVIGYGSQGHAHAQNLKDSGFNVIVGIRAGKSFDQAKEDGLDVYSVKEAAEKADVIMILLPDERQKAVYEAEIEPALTAGKSLVFAHGFNIHFDQIVPPTDVDVFLVAPKGPGHLVRRTYEAGAGVPGLFAVYQDSTGQAKDLALAYAKGIGAARAGVLETTFKEETETDLFGEQAVLCGSTTAIVKAGFETLVEAGYQPELAYFETLHELKLIVDLMYEGGMATMRSSISDTAEWGDFVSGPRIIDSSVKDRMKDVLTDIQDGTFAREWIKENETDRPKYNAIKKAESEHQIEVVGAKLREMMPFINEGKKQVKKEVVTSAQN from the coding sequence ATGGCTAAAATGTATTATAACGGAGAAATCAACGAAGGAATCTTAACAGAAAAAACAATCGCGGTAATCGGATACGGTTCACAAGGTCACGCTCATGCTCAAAACTTGAAGGATTCAGGCTTTAACGTAATTGTAGGTATTCGTGCAGGTAAATCGTTTGATCAAGCGAAAGAAGATGGATTAGACGTTTATTCCGTGAAAGAAGCTGCTGAAAAAGCAGACGTTATCATGATTTTATTACCAGACGAAAGACAAAAAGCTGTATATGAAGCTGAAATTGAACCAGCTTTGACTGCAGGGAAATCATTAGTATTTGCACACGGATTTAACATTCATTTCGATCAAATCGTTCCTCCTACAGACGTAGATGTATTCTTAGTAGCACCTAAAGGTCCAGGACATTTAGTACGTAGAACATATGAAGCAGGCGCAGGAGTACCAGGTTTATTCGCAGTTTACCAAGATTCAACCGGTCAAGCAAAAGATCTAGCTTTAGCTTATGCAAAAGGTATCGGTGCTGCTCGTGCAGGTGTTCTAGAAACAACTTTCAAAGAAGAAACAGAAACTGATCTATTTGGAGAACAAGCAGTACTTTGTGGTAGTACAACTGCAATCGTAAAAGCTGGTTTCGAAACTTTAGTAGAGGCTGGATACCAACCAGAACTTGCATATTTTGAAACGTTACACGAATTAAAACTAATCGTTGACTTAATGTACGAAGGAGGAATGGCGACAATGCGTTCTTCTATCTCGGATACAGCTGAGTGGGGAGATTTCGTTTCAGGTCCACGGATCATTGACTCATCAGTAAAAGATCGTATGAAAGACGTATTAACGGACATTCAAGACGGTACATTTGCAAGAGAATGGATTAAAGAAAACGAAACAGATCGTCCAAAATACAATGCAATCAAAAAAGCAGAATCTGAACATCAAATCGAAGTGGTTGGTGCAAAACTTCGTGAGATGATGCCATTCATTAATGAAGGGAAAAAACAAGTCAAGAAAGAAGTGGTGACGAGTGCGCAAAATTGA